Proteins from one Actinomycetota bacterium genomic window:
- a CDS encoding DUF222 domain-containing protein, whose product MTDRHAQPGTARGSDTATAVPDFDALDHQLAALAASDPLLVHPDELPEGLQRIQRATNVLATVRARWIAATEQRKSNGTERHSKWLSGQLGVDGDVAAKDAAVAKTVETHEPVAKAAEAGEISPDHVRVIGKAAGQVEDEQEAALVDELVAYAKDHTPEQTARLARKRAMQASPDRGQTTAQDQLAKRRFRFVERRDGMLHGEGLFTPEVGNKLKAALEPLTGPDNDVPEDQRRSYPQRLHDALGELADRAMATPNFPDSRGLPTHAMIIVDLPWLITDRGLDLDAYGVRMSSGPEPAITFEGEPISGETARRILCDADLSRIVTNGPSEILDVGRTTKAWPAPMRRAIYARDRGRCRRCGRPAQVAHHIRHWADGGPTCIDNGISLCLGCHLAVHEGGWAITLHPDNSVTFTAPNGQILERPPP is encoded by the coding sequence ATGACCGACCGACACGCCCAGCCGGGCACCGCTAGAGGCTCCGACACCGCGACGGCGGTGCCGGACTTCGACGCGTTGGATCACCAGCTCGCCGCGCTGGCTGCGAGCGATCCGCTGCTGGTCCACCCCGACGAGCTGCCCGAGGGGCTCCAGCGCATCCAGCGTGCCACCAACGTCCTGGCCACCGTGCGGGCACGCTGGATCGCTGCTACCGAACAGCGCAAGTCCAACGGGACCGAGCGGCACAGCAAGTGGCTGTCGGGCCAGCTTGGTGTCGACGGTGACGTCGCCGCCAAGGATGCCGCGGTCGCCAAGACGGTCGAGACCCACGAGCCGGTCGCTAAGGCGGCCGAGGCGGGCGAGATCTCCCCTGACCACGTCCGCGTCATCGGCAAGGCCGCCGGACAGGTCGAGGACGAGCAGGAAGCCGCGCTGGTCGACGAGCTGGTCGCCTACGCCAAGGACCACACCCCCGAGCAGACCGCCCGGCTCGCCCGCAAACGCGCGATGCAAGCCTCACCCGACCGCGGCCAGACCACGGCGCAGGACCAGCTCGCCAAGCGCCGCTTCCGGTTCGTCGAACGTCGCGACGGGATGCTCCACGGCGAGGGACTCTTCACGCCCGAGGTCGGCAACAAGCTCAAGGCCGCGCTCGAGCCTCTCACCGGCCCCGACAACGACGTGCCCGAGGATCAGCGCCGCAGCTACCCCCAGCGCCTCCACGACGCCCTCGGCGAGCTCGCCGATCGTGCCATGGCAACGCCGAACTTCCCCGACTCGCGTGGGCTACCCACCCACGCCATGATCATCGTCGACCTGCCCTGGCTGATCACCGACCGCGGTCTGGACCTGGACGCCTACGGCGTGCGCATGAGCTCCGGGCCCGAGCCCGCGATCACCTTCGAGGGCGAACCCATCAGCGGCGAGACCGCCCGGCGGATCCTGTGCGACGCCGACCTCTCGCGGATCGTCACCAACGGGCCCAGCGAGATCCTCGACGTGGGCCGCACCACCAAGGCCTGGCCCGCCCCGATGCGCCGCGCCATCTACGCCCGCGACCGCGGACGCTGTCGACGCTGCGGCAGACCCGCCCAGGTCGCCCACCACATCAGACACTGGGCCGACGGCGGCCCCACCTGCATCGACAACGGCATCTCGCTGTGCCTTGGCTGCCACCTCGCCGTCCACGAAGGCGGATGGGCCATCACCCTCCACCCCGACAACTCCGTGACGTTCACCGCCCCCAACGGCCAGATCCTCGAACGACCACCACC